The following are encoded together in the Oreochromis aureus strain Israel breed Guangdong linkage group 18, ZZ_aureus, whole genome shotgun sequence genome:
- the LOC116333782 gene encoding mitochondrial ubiquitin ligase activator of nfkb 1-A isoform X2 produces the protein MSDLPVNPLVLIGIGSTFGFSGLFYHLYKEKKKELKALKEIPVFRPDEDLFRVLNASPHRRLQYVAVEGQVQADGEPLTSQFIPRCYGVIQKLVAVEHWQYWDSSAAKWNSRTGYKKESNNSVPFSLISPGAYISDASVRVHNPLEASGCFLERVYYKMRNAEEDLVNSLLQTVGGEKPVSKEETEEMLRVGTTMTGFGEVVLERGQVMRLQAPRDGRKYILVPTDYNSYLNSHRSSATMWKTLSAFTGITGTAVLACVIHSMMDKRDKRSN, from the exons ATGAGCGACCTTCCCGTGAACCCTCTGGTTCTGATTGGTATCGGGTCCACCTTTGGCTTCTCCGGCCTGTTTTATCACCTGtacaaagagaagaagaaagagttGAAAGCGCTAAAG GAAATCCCTGTTTTCAGACCAGATGAAGATTTGTTCAGGGTGCTGAATGCCTCTCCCCACAGGCGGCTCCAGTATGTTGCTGTTGAAG GTCAGGTCCAGGCAGATGGGGAGCCTCTGACCAGCCAGTTCATCCCACGATGCTACGGTGTGATTCAGAAGCTTGTTGCAGTGGAGCACTGGCAATACTGGGACTCCAGTGCTGCGAAATG GAACTCCCGGACAGGGTacaaaaaagagagcaacaaCTCTGTGCCCTTCAGTCTGATCAGCCCAGGTGCCTACATCTCTGATGCAAGTGTGAGGGTGCACAATCCTTTGGAGGCCTCCGGCTGCTTTCTGGAAAGGGTTTATTACAAAATGAGAAATGCTGAGGAGGACCTTGTGAACTCATTGCTGCAAACCGTGGGTGGGGAGAAACCAGTGTCGAAGGAGGAGACGGAGGAGATGCTGCGCGTGGGGACCACCATGACGGGGTTCGGCGAGGTTGTGCTGGAGCGAGGCCAGGTGATGAGGCTACAGGCCCCGAGGGATGGCCGCAAATACATCCTGGTGCCCACTGACTACAATAGCTATTTGAACAGCCACAGGTCGTCAGCCACCATGTGGAAGACGCTGTCTGCCTTTACTGGGATAACTGGAACTGCAGTTCTAGCCTGTGTCATTCATAGCATGATGGATAAACGAGACAAACGATCAAATTAG
- the eif2b5 gene encoding translation initiation factor eIF-2B subunit epsilon yields the protein MASKGGKQSRSASGLSGRKGAGDQEEEDQPLQAVLVADSFNRRFFPVTKDQPRALLPLGNVAMIDYTLEFLTSTGVQETFVFCCWMASKIKAHLQKSKWCRPSSPNTVHIITSDLYRSLGDVLRDVDAKSLVRSDFVLVYGDVVSNIDISQALQEHRHRRKMDKNISVMTMIFKESSPGHRSRCEEDDVIVAVDSKSQQILHYQKTQGLKKLQFPMNIFHSGSDEFEIRHDLLDSHISICSPQVAELFTDNFDYQTRDDFVRGLLVNEEILGNQIHVHVTKDGYGVRVSNLLMYDSVSSDLVRRWVYPLTPEANFTDQEGHSCTYSRHNVYRASGVSLGHGSQMEENVLIGCDTSIGANCYISNSVIGDNCIIGDNVVLDHAYIWNHVHIASNVEIIQSVICDKAEVKEGVTLKKQCVLAYDVVIGPNISLPEGTVVSMHHPEEEEEEDDDEFLSDDAEVGHRSDKTKQKVFNPAEVGAEGKGYIWKASSLDDTEEEELSQCLWGLVLNPDPESDSEDSETDGPDDPVIPSPEMDDVKVFHMEVLGTLQRGLEENISCDNLVLEINSLKYAYNISLKEVMQILTRVVLEYPFQQQGSHLTPSQYVALLLPLLKKWAPVFKNYVKRAQDHLDCLSAFEEHFLEQESHWAAMVKVLMNMYELEILEEEMILRWFSQGATGDKSRQLRKNQGLQKFIQWLEEAEESSEEDGE from the exons ATGGCTAGTAAGGGGGGGAAACAAAGTCGGTCGGCGTCTGGCCTTTCAGGCAGAAAAGGTGCAGGAGACCAGGAGGAAGAGGACCAACCGCTGCAGGCGGTTTTAGTCGCTGACAGCTTCAACCGGAGGTTTTTCCCAGTGACCAAAGACCAGCCGCGG GCGCTGCTGCCGCTGGGTAACGTTGCCATGATCGACTACACCTTGGAGTTCCTCACTTCTACTGGAGTGCAGGAAACATTTGTCTTCTGCTGCTGGATGGCCAGTAAAATCAAGGCGCACTTGCA GAAATCAAAGTGGTGTCGACCCAGTTCTCCAAACACTGTCCACATCATTACTTCGGACCTGTACCGCTCCCTTGGGGATGTGCTACGGGATGTTGATGCAAAGTCCCTGGTGCGCTCAGACTTTGTATTGGTTTACGGAGATGTGGTATCCAATATTGATATCAGCCAGGCTCTGCAGGAGCACAG GCATCGCCGAAAGATGGACAAGAACATCTCAGTGATGACCATGATCTTTAAAGAATCGTCGCCGGGTCACAGGTCTCGTTGTGAGGAAGACGATGTAATTGTGGCCGTGGACAGCAAGAGCCAGCAGATTTTACACTATCAGAAGACACAAGGGCTCAAGAAGCTACAGTTTCCAATG AATATTTTCCACAGTGGAAGCGATGAATTTGAAATCAGACATGATCTCCTGGACAGCCACATCAGTATCTGCTCCCCGCAG GTTGCTGAGCTTTTCACTGACAATTTTGACTACCAAACTAGAGATGACTTTGTTAGAGGGCTTTTGGTCAATGAAGAG atTCTGGGCAACCAGATCCACGTGCATGTCACAAAGGACGGTTACGGTGTCCGAGTGTCGAACCTTCTAATGTATGACTCAGTGTCGTCTGACCTCGTGCGGCGGTGGGTCTATCCCCTGACCCCCGAGGCCAACTTCACAGACCAGGAGGGACATAGCTGCACATACTCTCGCCACAATGTCTACAGGGCATCTGGTGTCAGCCTGGGCCATGGCAGCCAGATGGAGGAGAACGTTCTTATCGGCTGCGATACCAGCATCGGTGCCAACTGTTACATCTCGAACAGTGTCATCGGTGACAACTGCATCATAG GTGACAATGTAGTCCTGGATCATGCCTACATCTGGAATCATGTTCACATTGCCAGTAATGTGGAGATCATCCAGTCTGTCATCTGCGACAAGGCGGAGGTCAAAGAGGGCGTGACTCTTAAGAAACAGTGTGTTCTAGCATACGAT GTGGTAATTGGACCAAACATCTCTCTACCAGAAGGCACCGTGGTGTCTATGCACCatccagaggaggaggaggaggaggatgacgaTGAATTCCTCAGTGATGACGCTGAGGTTGGCCATAGATCGGACAAAACCAAACAGAAAG TTTTCAATCCTGCAGAAGTTGGAGCAGAAGGAAAAGGCTACATCTGGAAGGCCAGCAGTCTGGAtgacacagaggaagaggagctgtCGCAGTGTCTCTGGG GCTTGGTGTTGAACCCAGACCCTGAGAGTGATAGTGAAGATAGTGAGACTGATGGGCCCGATGACCCGGTGATTCCTTCCCCTGAGATGGACGATGTCAAAG TCTTCCACATGGAGGTGCTCGGGACCCTGCAGAGAGGTTTGGAGGAGAACATCAGCTGTGACAACCTCGTACTTGAGATCAACTCGCTAAA GTATGCCTACAATATCAGTCTGAAAGAGGTGATGCAGATTTTAACCCGAGTGGTACTGGAGTACCCTTTCCAGCAGCAGGGCTCACATCTCACCCCTTCACAATACGTTGCTCTGCTTCTGCCG CTTTTGAAGAAATGGGCGCCGGTGTTTAAGAATTATGTGAAGAGAGCACAGGACCATCTAGACTGCCTGTCTGCCTTTGAGGAACACTTCCTGGAGCAGGAGAGCCACTGGGCTGCTATGGTCAAG GTTCTCATGAATATGTACGAGCTGGAAATCTTGGAGGAGGAAATGATACTGCGCTGGTTCTCTCAGGGAGCCACCGGTGACAAAAGCAGACAGCTCCGCAAAAACCAAGGG CTGCAGAAGTTCATCCAGTGGTTGGAAGAGGCTGAGGAGTCTTCAGAGGAGGATGGAGAGTAA
- the LOC116333760 gene encoding crystallin J1A-like, producing MASALANRAIGAIVGSAVADAAAQPLHWVYDLQKLKGILALNPNPEFHPESANPFYRRETGKQSCYGDQAYVLLESLSECGGLNVDDLKQRTLKVFGPGSEYDTPVNDPYRERGGPRPQLPIDGPWRHASLKSFLKNVDAGKEETGCENDCQIDGIAKLAPIVAFYAGQPDMLEKVEQAIRVTQNNDECVAETLAAARFLEHFILNGPDPKALDAVLNQLNDPNRKQPQDLDKAVIGHIHQVKENLSKTPQKLIPSVFTNAUGLPGAFQAALHGVLTATHYETAVKDTMSCGGCTCSRGSFIGACLGAQVGLEGIPESWKSKTLQYDLVLEHAKKITKHLSA from the exons ATGGCTTCAGCTCTGGCTAACAGGGCAATAGGAGCCATCGTGGGATCAGCAGTGGCAGATGCTGCAG CACAGCCTCTCCACTGGGTGTACGACCTCCAGAAGTTAAAGGGGATCCTGGCTCTGAATCCAAACCCGGAATTCCACCCTGAGTCCGCTAACCCTTTTTACAGGAGGGAGACTGGCAAGCAGAGTTGCTATGGAGACCAGGCATATGTCCTGCTGGAGTCCCTGTCTGAATGTGGAG GTCTAAACGTTGATGACCTGAAGCAGCGCACACTGAAAGTTTTTGGGCCAGGATCAGAGTATGACACGCCCGTCAATGATCCTTACAGAGAGAGGGGAG GGCCAAGACCTCAGCTGCCCATCGATGGGCCGTGGAGACATGCAAGTTTAAAGAGCTTCCTGAAGAATGTGGATGCAGGCAAAGAGGAGACGG GCTGTGAGAACGACTGTCAGATTGATGGAATAGCCAAACTGGCTCCTATAGTGGCTTTTTATGCAGGACAGCCTGACATGCTGGAGAAGGTGGAACAGGCCATCCGTGTCACCCAGAACAATGATGAATGTGTGGCGGAGACTCTAGCAGCAGCGAG GTTTCTGGAACATTTCATCCTGAATGGTCCAGATCCAAAAGCCTTGGACGCGGTGCTCAATCAGCTTAATGACCCAAACAGAAAGCAGCCTCAAGATTTAGACAAAGCAGTCATCG GACACATCCACCAGGTGAAGGAGAATTTATCCAAAACTCCGCAAAAGCTGATTCCCTCTGTCTTCACAAATGCATGAG GTTTGCCGGGTGCGTTCCAAGCCGCGCTGCACGGAGTCCTGACAGCCACTCACTATGAGACGGCTGTCAAAGACACCATGAGCTGCGGGGGATGCACCTGCAGCAGAGGATCCTTCATAGGAGCCTGTCTTGGGGCTCAG GTCGGACTTGAGGGAATCCCGGAGTCCTGGAAGTCCAAGACCCTGCAATACGACTTGGTGTTGGAGCATGCCAAGAAGATAACCAAACACCTGTCGGCGTAA
- the LOC116333782 gene encoding mitochondrial ubiquitin ligase activator of nfkb 1-A isoform X1 has protein sequence MTAFVFCSFGRQVWLFYLVVLTATDMSDLPVNPLVLIGIGSTFGFSGLFYHLYKEKKKELKALKEIPVFRPDEDLFRVLNASPHRRLQYVAVEGQVQADGEPLTSQFIPRCYGVIQKLVAVEHWQYWDSSAAKWNSRTGYKKESNNSVPFSLISPGAYISDASVRVHNPLEASGCFLERVYYKMRNAEEDLVNSLLQTVGGEKPVSKEETEEMLRVGTTMTGFGEVVLERGQVMRLQAPRDGRKYILVPTDYNSYLNSHRSSATMWKTLSAFTGITGTAVLACVIHSMMDKRDKRSN, from the exons CTACAGATATGAGCGACCTTCCCGTGAACCCTCTGGTTCTGATTGGTATCGGGTCCACCTTTGGCTTCTCCGGCCTGTTTTATCACCTGtacaaagagaagaagaaagagttGAAAGCGCTAAAG GAAATCCCTGTTTTCAGACCAGATGAAGATTTGTTCAGGGTGCTGAATGCCTCTCCCCACAGGCGGCTCCAGTATGTTGCTGTTGAAG GTCAGGTCCAGGCAGATGGGGAGCCTCTGACCAGCCAGTTCATCCCACGATGCTACGGTGTGATTCAGAAGCTTGTTGCAGTGGAGCACTGGCAATACTGGGACTCCAGTGCTGCGAAATG GAACTCCCGGACAGGGTacaaaaaagagagcaacaaCTCTGTGCCCTTCAGTCTGATCAGCCCAGGTGCCTACATCTCTGATGCAAGTGTGAGGGTGCACAATCCTTTGGAGGCCTCCGGCTGCTTTCTGGAAAGGGTTTATTACAAAATGAGAAATGCTGAGGAGGACCTTGTGAACTCATTGCTGCAAACCGTGGGTGGGGAGAAACCAGTGTCGAAGGAGGAGACGGAGGAGATGCTGCGCGTGGGGACCACCATGACGGGGTTCGGCGAGGTTGTGCTGGAGCGAGGCCAGGTGATGAGGCTACAGGCCCCGAGGGATGGCCGCAAATACATCCTGGTGCCCACTGACTACAATAGCTATTTGAACAGCCACAGGTCGTCAGCCACCATGTGGAAGACGCTGTCTGCCTTTACTGGGATAACTGGAACTGCAGTTCTAGCCTGTGTCATTCATAGCATGATGGATAAACGAGACAAACGATCAAATTAG